A window of the Chloroflexus sp. Y-396-1 genome harbors these coding sequences:
- a CDS encoding carboxypeptidase M32, whose translation MEHRLQELRARLQEIDDLNSAAAVLNWDQSTYMPPGGAAARARQLATLSRLAHQKSTDPDLGKLLAELMPYAETLPYEHPNAALIRVAHRNYERMTRIPADLVSEIAAHTAASYHAWTKARPENDFATMLPYLERTLELSRRVADCFPGYDHPADPLIDFSDYGMRAAVIRELFARLRAELTPLIRAIVAQPPIDDSCLRQYYPRNDQLAFGEHIIQRFGYDFERGRQDLTHHPFMTKFSVGDVRITTRINEHDLGDGLFSTLHESGHAMYEQGIDPAFEATPLCTGVSAGVHESQSRLWENLIGRSRPFWEYFYPELQQTFPQQLGQVPLDTFYRAINRVQPSLIRTDADEVTYNLHVMIRFDLELALLEGSLKIRDLPEAWNARYAEDLGVTVPDYRDGVLQDVHWFGGLIGGAFQGYTLGNILSAQFLAAARAAHPTIDEEIRQGEFTTLHGWLRENIYRYGSIFTPNELIERASGSPLRIEPYMTYLREKYSAIYNL comes from the coding sequence CAAGAGATTGACGACTTGAACAGTGCTGCCGCAGTACTCAACTGGGATCAGAGTACCTACATGCCGCCGGGTGGCGCAGCCGCCCGTGCCCGTCAGCTCGCTACGCTTTCGCGACTGGCTCACCAAAAGAGCACTGATCCCGATCTAGGCAAGCTGCTGGCAGAACTGATGCCCTATGCCGAAACACTACCGTATGAGCATCCCAATGCAGCATTGATCCGGGTGGCCCATCGTAACTACGAACGGATGACGCGCATACCAGCCGATCTAGTGAGCGAGATCGCTGCTCATACAGCCGCGAGTTATCACGCCTGGACCAAAGCACGGCCGGAGAATGACTTTGCGACGATGCTGCCCTACCTCGAACGCACCCTTGAGCTGAGCCGACGGGTAGCTGATTGCTTCCCTGGCTATGATCATCCGGCCGATCCATTGATTGACTTCAGCGATTACGGGATGCGCGCAGCGGTGATCCGTGAGCTGTTTGCCCGCTTGCGTGCTGAACTTACTCCGCTCATTCGAGCCATTGTGGCCCAACCGCCGATTGACGATTCGTGTCTGCGTCAGTATTACCCGCGCAACGACCAACTGGCCTTCGGCGAGCACATCATTCAACGCTTTGGCTACGATTTTGAACGCGGCCGGCAAGACCTGACGCACCACCCCTTTATGACGAAGTTTTCGGTTGGCGATGTGCGGATTACGACCCGCATCAACGAACACGACCTAGGTGATGGTCTGTTTAGCACACTACACGAATCAGGCCATGCCATGTACGAACAGGGGATCGATCCCGCATTCGAGGCAACACCACTCTGCACAGGGGTTTCAGCCGGCGTCCACGAGAGTCAGTCGCGGCTCTGGGAAAATCTGATTGGGCGTTCACGACCATTCTGGGAGTATTTCTATCCTGAACTACAACAAACATTTCCGCAACAGTTGGGTCAGGTGCCACTCGATACCTTCTATCGCGCGATTAATCGGGTGCAACCGTCACTCATCCGTACTGACGCCGATGAGGTCACTTACAACCTGCACGTGATGATTCGGTTTGATCTGGAACTGGCGTTACTTGAGGGTAGTCTGAAGATACGTGACCTGCCAGAGGCGTGGAATGCGCGCTACGCCGAAGATTTGGGGGTAACGGTACCGGACTACCGCGACGGCGTGCTACAAGATGTTCACTGGTTCGGTGGGTTGATCGGCGGTGCATTCCAGGGTTATACGTTAGGCAACATCCTCAGTGCGCAATTCCTGGCTGCTGCTCGAGCAGCACATCCGACGATTGATGAGGAGATCAGGCAGGGCGAATTTACGACATTGCACGGCTGGCTGCGCGAGAACATTTATCGTTATGGCAGCATCTTCACGCCGAACGAACTGATCGAGCGCGCATCAGGTAGCCCGCTGCGGATCGAGCCGTATATGACGTACCTGCGTGAGAAGTACTCAGCAATCTATAACTTGTAG
- a CDS encoding AarF/ABC1/UbiB kinase family protein gives MREPISIQATDTTTAVPKPTEPPRFRPRERFLRVSSFFLGVVIHIYIWDIFLARFAIFRWYVQRTMLRRWVNIARRFRMMAVELGGMQIKLGQFLSSRADIIPEVVRRELTGLQDEVPPAPAGHVLEVILEELGAPPSEIFRSFETECVAAASLGQVHYAVLHDGREVAVKVQRPWIDKIIEVDLSAVTWVVRLIKNYPPIRRRADLEALLAEFARVLVQELDYVQEARSAATFRQNFANHPGIYIPEPIFELTTRRVLVMERISGVKITDLHTLDQLGVSRLELAARLNNCYLKQFFIDGFFHADPHPGNLFVRVETSLAPRKPTAPPVPTSNNGYHAIEAELPIDTAPPEVPSGTPFTLIFVDFGMVGRLPPQTMEVMRQGVLGLATNDADRILNALEQLNMILPGADRRAIKSAIETMLRYSFNRTVRELTNLDVEAIMAETKDLIYDLPFQIPQDLLYLGRALSMVAGLATEIYPDINLFEELRPFARAMLAQEQRNGNWLEKFQQEITELGQILLALPRQMDAYYRAANRGELQTRSDLSRLERSMKRVERATDRLMGGMLATGLFLGGVQLRTRGLEREAKRAWWAAAAAILWALWPRNDRW, from the coding sequence ATGCGTGAACCAATCTCAATCCAGGCAACTGACACCACAACCGCCGTTCCCAAGCCGACTGAACCGCCCCGCTTCCGTCCGCGTGAGCGTTTCTTGCGCGTTTCATCATTTTTTCTCGGCGTCGTCATCCACATTTACATCTGGGATATTTTTCTCGCCCGCTTCGCCATCTTTCGCTGGTATGTCCAGCGCACCATGCTCCGCCGCTGGGTGAACATTGCTCGTCGGTTCCGCATGATGGCTGTTGAATTGGGCGGGATGCAGATTAAGCTCGGTCAGTTTCTTTCCTCGCGTGCCGACATTATCCCTGAAGTGGTACGCCGTGAATTAACCGGCCTACAAGACGAGGTTCCACCAGCACCTGCCGGCCATGTGCTGGAGGTCATTCTTGAAGAACTCGGCGCACCACCTAGTGAAATCTTTCGCAGCTTCGAGACCGAATGTGTCGCAGCGGCGTCGCTCGGTCAGGTGCACTACGCTGTGTTGCACGATGGCCGTGAAGTTGCGGTCAAAGTGCAACGACCCTGGATCGACAAGATCATTGAAGTCGACCTCAGTGCGGTGACGTGGGTGGTGCGGCTGATCAAGAATTATCCGCCCATCCGCCGACGCGCTGATTTAGAAGCCCTCTTAGCCGAGTTCGCCCGTGTCTTGGTGCAGGAACTAGATTATGTGCAGGAAGCTCGCTCGGCAGCTACCTTCCGACAGAACTTCGCTAACCATCCGGGGATCTACATCCCTGAGCCGATCTTCGAGTTGACCACCCGCCGCGTGCTGGTTATGGAACGGATCAGTGGCGTGAAGATCACCGATCTGCACACCCTTGATCAGTTGGGGGTCAGTCGGCTCGAACTGGCTGCCCGTCTCAACAACTGCTATCTCAAGCAATTCTTCATCGATGGCTTCTTCCACGCCGATCCGCATCCGGGGAATCTCTTTGTGCGCGTCGAAACTAGTCTGGCGCCTAGGAAACCGACTGCGCCGCCAGTACCGACCAGCAACAACGGGTATCACGCCATCGAGGCTGAATTGCCAATCGACACTGCACCACCCGAAGTACCATCAGGTACTCCCTTTACACTAATCTTTGTTGATTTCGGGATGGTAGGCCGGTTACCGCCACAAACGATGGAGGTAATGCGGCAGGGTGTACTGGGGCTTGCGACGAACGATGCGGATCGGATTCTGAATGCGCTCGAACAGCTCAATATGATCTTGCCCGGCGCTGATCGTCGTGCTATCAAGAGCGCTATCGAAACAATGCTGCGCTATTCGTTCAACCGTACCGTGCGCGAGCTGACGAATCTTGATGTTGAGGCCATTATGGCTGAAACCAAAGACCTGATCTACGACCTACCATTCCAGATTCCGCAAGACTTGCTCTATCTGGGGCGGGCGTTGAGTATGGTCGCCGGTCTGGCAACCGAAATCTACCCTGACATCAATCTGTTTGAAGAGTTACGTCCCTTCGCACGTGCGATGTTGGCGCAAGAGCAGCGCAACGGCAACTGGCTCGAGAAGTTCCAACAAGAGATCACCGAGCTGGGCCAGATTCTCTTGGCTCTACCTCGTCAGATGGATGCCTACTACCGGGCGGCGAATCGGGGTGAACTGCAAACCCGTTCCGATTTAAGTCGCCTCGAACGGAGCATGAAACGAGTCGAGCGGGCTACCGACCGTCTGATGGGTGGTATGCTGGCGACTGGTCTGTTCCTCGGTGGGGTGCAGCTCCGTACACGCGGGTTAGAACGCGAAGCGAAGCGAGCCTGGTGGGCAGCCGCGGCGGCGATTCTATGGGCGCTTTGGCCGCGAAACGATCGCTGGTAG
- a CDS encoding GH1 family beta-glucosidase has product MNTQAHFPPNFLWGAATAAYQIEGAWNEDGKGESIWDRFVRRPGAIANGDTGDVACDHYHRYKEDLDHMAALGLKAYRFSISWPRIFPTGAGQPNQRGLDFYRRLIDGLHQRNILPVVTLYHWDLPQALEDRGGWTRRDTALRFAEYADYLFRTIGGDVALWATHNEPFIQAFYGYGNGENAPGKRVPWKVLAVVHHLLLSHGLAVSAFRAVRPRPARSDMPSPQIGIVLMIWPQYPASDRPADHKAAQRVDGIMNRLFLEPLFCRRYPADIVEHFARRFVFVPIRPGDLEIISQPIDFLGINTYTRLFNAMDWREPFVMAKQVPGPLPKTAMGWEIYPDCIIEALQKARQYTSLPLYITENGAAFDDPAPSATDQVVEDPQRVAYLQAHIEVCRRALALGIDLRGYFVWSLLDNFEWAKGYSKRFGIIYTDYATQRRVWKRSAYVYRDIIARNGL; this is encoded by the coding sequence ATGAACACTCAAGCCCATTTTCCACCCAATTTCCTCTGGGGTGCAGCGACCGCTGCCTATCAGATTGAAGGCGCATGGAACGAAGACGGTAAGGGTGAAAGCATCTGGGATCGCTTCGTGCGACGGCCCGGCGCGATTGCGAATGGCGATACCGGCGATGTCGCTTGTGATCATTACCATCGCTACAAAGAAGATCTCGATCATATGGCGGCATTGGGTCTCAAGGCCTACCGCTTTAGCATCTCGTGGCCGCGCATCTTTCCTACCGGCGCCGGACAACCCAATCAACGCGGCCTCGACTTCTACCGACGACTGATCGATGGTCTACACCAGCGCAACATTCTGCCGGTCGTAACCCTCTATCACTGGGACCTCCCACAGGCGCTCGAAGATCGTGGTGGCTGGACGCGGCGCGACACCGCGTTGCGCTTCGCCGAATACGCCGACTACCTGTTTCGCACGATTGGCGGCGACGTTGCATTATGGGCCACCCACAACGAGCCGTTCATTCAGGCATTTTACGGCTACGGCAATGGCGAAAATGCCCCGGGAAAACGGGTCCCCTGGAAGGTCCTAGCCGTCGTGCATCATCTGCTGTTATCGCACGGATTGGCTGTAAGTGCCTTTCGTGCTGTCCGTCCTCGTCCGGCACGGAGCGATATGCCGTCACCTCAGATTGGCATCGTGTTGATGATATGGCCACAATATCCGGCTAGTGATCGACCTGCCGACCACAAAGCGGCCCAACGAGTCGATGGCATCATGAACCGTCTCTTTCTCGAGCCACTGTTTTGTCGCCGCTACCCCGCCGACATCGTCGAACACTTCGCTCGTCGGTTTGTTTTTGTCCCGATCCGACCTGGTGATCTTGAGATTATCAGTCAGCCAATTGATTTTCTCGGTATCAATACCTACACCCGCCTATTCAATGCGATGGACTGGCGCGAGCCGTTTGTGATGGCGAAACAGGTACCGGGGCCGTTACCGAAAACCGCAATGGGTTGGGAGATTTACCCTGATTGTATCATCGAGGCATTGCAAAAAGCCCGTCAATACACTTCCTTACCGCTGTACATCACCGAGAACGGTGCTGCCTTCGACGACCCGGCACCATCGGCAACGGATCAGGTCGTCGAAGACCCGCAACGGGTAGCGTATTTGCAGGCGCACATCGAAGTATGTCGGCGTGCGCTGGCTCTTGGCATTGATCTGCGTGGCTACTTCGTTTGGAGCCTGCTCGACAATTTTGAGTGGGCGAAGGGTTACAGTAAACGCTTTGGCATCATCTACACCGACTACGCAACGCAGCGGCGAGTGTGGAAACGCAGTGCATACGTCTACCGCGATATTATTGCGCGCAACGGATTGTAG
- a CDS encoding MFS transporter, which produces MISRAGMNAAQRYLLTVGMLTIGLTVGWLFATIAYADLGYASYRLHVPLFGDLALIGLLNSVAVLAGGLTGPLAWQAVRHLGARPALMIGCLLHSLALLTLSLAPAADRLSPLTAWLLLAGVALSGPASVMFNLAGPPLMMQLSGAAGPDRLFARSAALMLIINGAGSLLSGQLTTVWLWLFGDSAPIPPYQLNALSSALVVILATLPLVGLRVQPLPTATVVAGNRSFNDFWRAIRQGLVFVPGPLLISLGAALFIPYLSLFFRQRFAAPDTIIGLLLALISVTTGLATLPVPHLAARIGRLPAVVLTQALAIPCLVALAFAPSLPLAALIAIVRGMLMNMATPLFEAEALAQASPTHHATVTGMIRAAASVGYIAGPTLSAELQRTVGFTAIFLIAALCYTAAVLVNATIVVWRRGMSTSYSHFQK; this is translated from the coding sequence ATGATTTCTCGCGCCGGTATGAACGCAGCACAGCGCTACCTGCTGACCGTAGGGATGCTTACCATCGGTTTGACGGTAGGCTGGCTATTTGCCACCATCGCCTATGCCGATCTCGGCTATGCCAGTTACCGGCTACACGTGCCGTTATTCGGCGATCTGGCGTTGATCGGTCTGCTCAATAGCGTAGCAGTGCTGGCCGGCGGGTTGACCGGCCCCCTGGCCTGGCAGGCAGTACGACATCTTGGAGCGCGACCGGCGCTGATGATCGGTTGTCTGTTACACAGTCTGGCGCTGCTGACCTTAAGCCTGGCGCCTGCTGCCGATAGATTATCGCCGCTTACCGCGTGGCTCCTGTTGGCCGGTGTGGCACTGAGCGGACCGGCCAGCGTGATGTTTAATCTGGCCGGCCCACCGCTAATGATGCAACTAAGTGGTGCCGCCGGGCCTGATCGCCTCTTTGCCCGCAGTGCGGCACTGATGTTGATCATCAACGGCGCCGGAAGTTTGCTCAGTGGTCAGTTGACAACGGTATGGCTCTGGCTATTCGGCGACAGCGCACCGATACCCCCTTATCAGCTCAATGCGCTATCAAGTGCGCTAGTCGTGATTCTAGCCACTCTGCCACTGGTGGGATTGCGGGTGCAGCCCTTACCGACGGCTACCGTTGTTGCCGGGAACAGATCGTTCAACGACTTCTGGCGCGCAATTCGTCAGGGCCTGGTCTTTGTACCGGGACCACTGCTGATTTCGCTTGGCGCTGCGCTCTTCATCCCCTATCTCAGTCTCTTCTTCCGCCAACGCTTTGCTGCACCCGATACCATCATCGGCCTACTGCTGGCCTTGATCAGCGTGACTACCGGCCTGGCAACGCTACCCGTTCCCCACCTGGCCGCCCGCATCGGCAGACTCCCGGCAGTAGTCCTCACACAGGCGCTGGCGATCCCGTGTCTGGTCGCACTCGCCTTTGCTCCGAGCTTACCCCTGGCCGCCCTGATAGCCATTGTGCGCGGAATGCTGATGAATATGGCGACACCGTTGTTTGAAGCAGAAGCTCTGGCACAGGCCTCACCTACTCATCATGCAACGGTAACCGGCATGATCCGGGCTGCTGCATCGGTAGGCTACATCGCCGGCCCAACCCTCAGCGCCGAATTGCAGAGGACGGTTGGTTTTACCGCAATTTTTCTGATTGCCGCGCTGTGCTATACCGCAGCAGTACTGGTGAATGCCACGATCGTCGTGTGGCGAAGGGGTATGAGCACAAGTTATAGTCACTTTCAGAAATGA
- a CDS encoding DinB family protein — protein MNVPWKSIVWSQFGAAIDTLEDMIRTCPDELWRGRLWETSLTRPEYAELWYRVYHALFWLDLYLTGAEEGFAPPAPFKLIEMEDDDLPERVYTKDELQAYLEYGRKRCQTTIEALTDETAQRRCRFAWGDVSFAELLLYNMRHVQEIAAQLSLFLGQKGVSVPDSVPTARNNAA, from the coding sequence ATGAATGTTCCCTGGAAATCAATCGTCTGGAGTCAATTTGGCGCCGCAATTGATACACTTGAGGATATGATCCGGACCTGTCCCGATGAGCTTTGGCGCGGAAGACTTTGGGAAACTTCATTAACACGACCTGAGTATGCCGAGTTATGGTACCGCGTCTATCACGCTTTATTCTGGCTCGATCTCTATCTAACAGGCGCAGAGGAAGGTTTTGCCCCTCCAGCGCCTTTCAAACTGATCGAAATGGAAGACGATGATCTTCCCGAAAGAGTGTATACCAAAGATGAACTTCAAGCGTATCTCGAGTATGGGCGAAAGAGATGCCAGACAACGATTGAAGCTCTAACCGATGAGACAGCACAACGGCGATGTCGATTTGCTTGGGGTGATGTCAGTTTTGCCGAGCTACTGCTGTACAATATGCGTCATGTCCAAGAAATCGCAGCGCAGTTGAGCTTGTTCCTCGGACAGAAAGGAGTTTCAGTTCCAGACTCTGTTCCCACTGCCAGAAACAATGCCGCCTAA
- a CDS encoding nuclease-related domain-containing protein encodes MSCTTLKAQYGNIDHIVIKKNCGIFLLETKAHGGRVEIDGDSLLVNGKLPEKDFIFQVLRNTYWLRDQIGNIVGSKPWITPIIVFTNAFVPLNHPIKGVYIVNKKYLLPLLRRKYRPNNVLARIWEAKEEIDSELS; translated from the coding sequence ATGTCCTGCACGACGTTAAAAGCCCAATACGGAAATATAGACCACATTGTTATTAAGAAAAACTGCGGAATATTTTTACTCGAAACTAAAGCGCATGGCGGCAGAGTTGAAATCGACGGGGACTCTCTTCTAGTGAATGGAAAATTACCTGAAAAAGATTTTATTTTTCAGGTACTTCGAAATACTTATTGGTTGCGAGATCAAATAGGCAATATCGTTGGTTCAAAACCCTGGATAACGCCGATTATTGTGTTCACCAATGCATTTGTGCCTCTTAACCATCCGATAAAAGGTGTCTATATAGTAAATAAAAAATATCTGCTACCTTTGTTACGTAGAAAATATAGACCAAACAACGTTCTGGCGAGAATTTGGGAAGCCAAGGAAGAAATAGATAGTGAGTTGTCGTAA
- a CDS encoding NADH:flavin oxidoreductase/NADH oxidase, with product MQPHLFTPLTIGDVTLRNRIGMSPMCQYSANNGFPGDWHLMHLGARAAGGVGLVILEATAVSPEGRISPFDLGIWSDEHIPALARLVRLIESLGAVAGIQLAHAGRKASMGRPWEGSKLVPPEAGGWSVVGPTAEPFAPGYPTPTPLDARGIAKVVDDFAAATRRALAAGFRWVEIHAAHGYLLHNFLSPIGNTRSDAYGGDLHGRARLLREVTAAVRAAWPAHLPLAVRLSCTDWTPAGLTIADTVEVAHMLRAEGVDLIDCSSGGIAPGIPIPVGEGYQVPFAAQVRREAQIATAAVGMITRPEHADAIVRNGEADLVLLGRELLRDPNWPLRAARALGYELAPPPQYLRAW from the coding sequence ATGCAACCTCATCTGTTTACACCACTGACCATCGGTGATGTCACTTTACGGAATCGCATCGGTATGTCGCCGATGTGCCAGTACAGCGCCAACAATGGCTTTCCCGGTGATTGGCACCTGATGCACCTGGGCGCTCGCGCAGCCGGTGGCGTTGGTCTGGTTATTCTGGAAGCAACCGCGGTGTCGCCAGAAGGTCGGATTTCGCCCTTCGACCTCGGTATCTGGAGCGATGAACACATTCCGGCGCTCGCCCGCCTGGTACGCCTGATCGAGAGCCTTGGGGCAGTGGCCGGGATTCAGTTGGCACACGCCGGCCGAAAGGCAAGTATGGGCCGACCGTGGGAAGGGAGTAAGCTGGTGCCCCCCGAAGCTGGTGGCTGGTCGGTGGTGGGGCCAACCGCCGAGCCGTTTGCTCCTGGCTACCCGACCCCAACGCCGCTCGATGCGCGTGGGATTGCGAAAGTGGTTGATGATTTCGCCGCCGCTACCCGCCGGGCATTGGCTGCCGGTTTTCGTTGGGTCGAGATCCACGCCGCTCATGGTTATCTGCTCCACAACTTCCTCTCACCTATCGGAAATACGCGCAGTGATGCCTATGGCGGTGATCTGCATGGCCGTGCACGCCTACTACGCGAAGTAACTGCCGCAGTACGGGCAGCGTGGCCAGCTCACTTGCCGCTCGCCGTGCGGCTGTCTTGCACCGATTGGACACCAGCCGGTTTGACGATTGCCGATACGGTGGAAGTAGCCCATATGCTGCGAGCAGAGGGGGTTGATCTGATCGACTGTAGTTCAGGAGGAATTGCTCCCGGTATTCCTATCCCGGTCGGCGAGGGCTATCAGGTGCCATTTGCCGCACAGGTGCGCCGGGAAGCTCAGATCGCGACCGCGGCAGTCGGCATGATTACCCGACCTGAGCATGCTGATGCGATTGTACGCAACGGTGAGGCCGATCTGGTCTTGTTGGGACGCGAGCTGTTGCGCGATCCAAACTGGCCGCTCCGTGCCGCCCGCGCTCTCGGTTATGAACTAGCGCCGCCGCCGCAATATCTGCGCGCATGGTGA